The Cyprinus carpio isolate SPL01 chromosome B19, ASM1834038v1, whole genome shotgun sequence DNA window TCAAAACTCTTTGGTTCTTtgaaactaaagaaagaaaaagaaaagatgtaTAGTGTGGTATTCACTATGCAGTGAACAAAGTGAGTGAACAAATGATGGTAAATACAGTAATGGCATCATCATTTGTTATGCATCTAATGAGTTTGTCACCTTTGTGAGGTGAGTACCAATGAACATGAgtagaagattttttttctttccatcctCTCTTTCTGCAACAACTCCACCATTAAAAATCATGATTATAGCAATCAGTGTAGTTGTAACCAGTTACTGACTACATTGGCAGTCAGAGGGACAATGGAACTTTCCAGGTGTTGAGTATGTAATCTGTGTTATCAGCAACCTCCTTCTTAAAACACTAGTGTAGTGTAGTTGTTCATGTCCAAATGTTTGATGTCAAACTGTCCATGACAGAGATGTGTCGCTAAATGcaggttgccatggaaacagttTATGAAGACCTTCCGGATTGGCAGTGTGGAAAAGTGGTGGGTGTTTGTGCTTTGCTTTTCTCTTTCGAGGCCCTGAGGGTTTTGCAGTTAAATCACCCTTGTGCATGTCGCTGTCACTGAAGTGGAGAGGGTCTGTCTCCTCAGAGTATTCAACATGACACGTCTGTGTCTGAAGTTTCTATGTTTCTGGGACTTTGAGGAAGTCATCTGTCAGCCACCTTACAAAGGTGTTACAGCAGGATACAGCAATATGTTCAGTATGTCTGAAACATGGGTAATGAAGTTGTTATTCACAGATAATCTTCACCTCCAGTGCACTGTGAACTTAAGAACTGTTGTAGAAAGaaaaagggtaacactttagtttagggaccaattctcactattaactatttgcttattaCTAGCACGTTGAATGTTTATTAGTACTCCTAAAGCATATATttatgtcttattctgcatgaccaaatTTTAGATCCATTAATCCTACCtcataactaaaattaaagggacagttcacccaaaaatgaatattatgtcagtaattactcaccctcatgtcgttccaaactcgaaggaccttcattcatcttcggaacacaaattaagatatttttgatgaaatccgagagctcccTGACCCTCCATATATTGTTCAAAGGAAATCACAAGTATTTGAACACATTTGTGAACTGTTATAGGAACACGTTCATTGCTCATTAATGAACTGTATGCACACTACGGTATCATTATCAATGTATGTATCAGTTTATTacagacatacagtatgtgtgaatgATACATGGTTTAGAAGCTACTAGAAATAGTTTTATTCCTTACTTCATTACCTTTGGTTCTTTACAGGTTGCGTTTCACCTGCAGCCCTACAAAGGCCGGACGGACCTCAGTGTGCATGACAACATCAAATACATCATTGACAAGTAGGTTGAACCTCCTCAGAATTTTATACCTCCTGCACTGTTCCAAAACTAAAGATCATAGCGATCCTGTCTGCTAACCTGAAAGTCTAGCCCTTGTCCATCATGATGAGCTGGTTTCTTTGAACTCCCAGGAGGAGCTGGGGTGAAATTCAATCCAGCCTGGTGAACAGAAAAGAGAgtggtgttttaaaaatgaatcattaatcattaattaaacagAAGGTATAACATGACCTGATGGTATTGCAGCTAACTCACTCAGGTTGAAGAGAACAATGGCTGCAGTGTGTAAATCTACAACACTGAAACAATCTACTGACTGCAATATGCGGAGTcatattttgcaaatgttttaaagttatttGTTCTTGAATTGTTCTCTAGCAACAGGAATGCCTTGGAAAGAAAGACATCATGTAGAACCGAGCTAAGTAAAGTGTAGGTTAACATGGTATCTGAGTATCAGGTAATACAGTCATCTGTACTGCTGTGAGAGGCTCGTCTTCAGGACAAGGACACGTAACATTCCAGAAAGCACAAAATGCTTTTATAACACCGTACAATGTTGTATTTAGGTTATAGTTAGCATTAAAGGGGTCAcggtttggattttgtttttcttattttaatatgttccttaAGATTTACCTATAATGTTAATGAAGTTTTTTGcacaaacgaaaaaaaaacataaatatgtgggaaaatgattattttcaaccctcattctgacCCTCTGTCTAAAACGATCTGTTTTAAGGGGCGGGTCCTTTAAGGCTTCTCTGTAATCtaccactgttatgattggctaacgtcaTTGCATAGGAAACATAATCGACGCCCCCTCACTATTGCATGTGAGTGTTTTGACAACACCAATCCTCTGACACGATCCGcgatgccattaaaaataaactatccgCTTGTTCCTGATGCTGGGAATTTAACATGGTTTAATGTAAAAAGTATAGGAAATCATAACCAATAACTGTTTGTATATATATCTAAcaataaatcatttacatatatatattcaatgttctataatattatattaccaaTAAACCTATTGCTCCTCAAATCTTTTCACAGATATGGGAAACATGGGGCTTTCTACAGGTTCAAGTCCAGCGCTGGGAAGATCCTTCCGCTCTTTTATGTGTACGACTCCTACCTTACCCCACCGGAGACCTGGGCTGAGCTGCTGACCGTCAGGGGCTCTCACACTCTCCGAGGAACTCCTTACGATGGCATCTTCATCGCTCTCATTGTGGAGGAGCGTCACAAGCAGGACATCCTGGCTGGTGGGTTTGACGGCATGTACACCTACTTTGCTTCTAATGGCTTCTCCTTTGGATCTTCTCACCAGAACTGGAAAGCTATCAAAGCTTTCTGCGACAAGAACAACTTGCTGTTTGTGCCTAGCGCTGGACCTGGTTATATCGACACCGCCGTCCGGCCGTGGAACAACCACAACACACGCAACCGAGTGAATGGACGATATTACGAGACCTCATTGCAGGCAGCGATGTCCATAAGGCCTGATATCATCACAGTAACATCGTTTAATGAGTGGCATGAAGGAACTCAGATTGAGAAGGCTGTGCCCAAGAAGACTGTGGCTCGTCTGTATTTGGACTACAAACCCCATCAGCCAGACCACTATCTGGAGCTCACCAGAAAGTGGGCAGAACATTTCAGTAAGGAGAAAGAGCAGTGGCTTATGTGATTGATTGGGTTTTGCATTTAGAAGGTTTGCGCATGTTATTGAAGTTATCAACATTACCGATTGCTGTCTTTCAatttatgcatacattttaaaggCAGCTAATTAGCAAGGACAAGCCACCTTCTTTTCTCTCACTCTGTCTATTGATAAACGATTGATTTACTGTCAATTTTCTTGCAGTTTCAATGCAAGCATTTAcaagaacagttcacccaaaaatgaacattctgtcatcatttttgtGATTACAAATCTATATTtgatttgtgaatatatttttggaAGCTGAAACCCTTTGCATCTGTCCAGTTTCATTCAGTCAAGTGCATATTCATACGTGGGACATCACGACCAGCCCAACACATGTGAGAACCAAAGCAGTTTGGCATCACTGACATCAAACCTGGCTGGAAATGTCTTGATGTGCCCTATTTGAGTGAATATGTCTGTAAACACATAGCTTATACACCGTTTTTATGGTATGctttaatggtttttatgttgtttatttttggacCTCAGCAGCATCCATCCTCATTCCCTGTCATTGTATGGAGAAGAAAAGTGTGAACATTGTGCTATATGCCTGCATTTGTATTCCAAGTATGGTTTGAAAGTACATTGGGGCTGGGTGAATTTGTAATTTtagctattcctttaacattagGCATTGAATCTGACTTCTGCTAGCAGCAAAAGTGTGGCCTCAGTATTCAAAGActacttttattgtgtgtttggatgacatttaaaaaaaaaaaatggttggtgGTTGTGGGTATGATTTGTTGGAATAATGACTGATTTAATATGTCATGTAAATCCCAATTATGCATATTGTAACTcatgtttaatattaaacaataaaagaatgAATTTCTGTCTAAAGCCATagttaaaccatttttttctgtaaattgtCACATACAAGTCAGTGTCTCAATTTAAATGAGAACGCTTTTATAAACAAGTTACACAACGATTGGTtagcttatatttttattagacaATATAATTTATGCAGTATACtcttaaattaacacatttatacTGATGTGAGGTAAACTAATCTGAATTTCAATAACTTTACCCCTCTAGGACATAGCACAACATTGCCATTTTACAACTAGAGGACAGTGTTGTCACGTATGATGAATATTCAGTGTAATGATCACAACACTGTAATTAATCAAAGTGTGTCTGGACAGATTTTGGCTGCATGTTGCTTCACGTTGAGCTAATGTTAGCCAGTGCTGTTGCAGCAGTCTATGAATGTCAGCCTTGCACAAAGCAACACATTCAAAACAGAACAGGCACTTCAACAATGATGCATTACCGGAGTACAGTTTTGCACCACACATAACACAATCAGCACTATGCTAAaataaccacacacaaaaaagaaagaaaaaaaaaaaaccttggaaagGTGGTTCAAGAACAAAGAAATATTTATACAGTGTGGATGTTTTGTAGCCCAGGCAGTGGCTTAAtagttgttattaaaatatttaattgtattttaatgcagAGTTGATTTTAAGTCATATGTAGCTtgactttatgaaaaaaaaaaaaaggtttaaaaacattGATGTGTTCATTTGATCAACCCAAAGTAAAGTTTTACTTTAATATGGTATAGTGGCACATAACATGCACATACTACAGTAATATAGTAACTGTAAATTATGCGTAATTACAAACAACTAACCCTAAACtaaaccctaactctaaccctaaccttacAGTAAGTACTGCGCATGTAGTCAATTAATACTACTCAGTACTTactaattacactgtaacaaaatcACCTAGAAATAATgggttacaatttattttaaggtgtccttgttacagtgtaattatacattaaagtactgagtaatattaatcaactacatgtacttactatatgtttAGGGTTAAGATTAGGATCTGGCTTAGGGTTACtagcatgtaattatgcataatttactgttatgaTAAAAGTAAGTACACGTTACATTTGGACaccttaaattaaagtgttaccaaatgatGTGTGACCATAAATGGCACAAAAACTACACACTTCCAAGTGTTTTAAGATGAAAATCATTATATAAACAACCAAAGTGTACGTTGAGAGCAACAGTACTTCTGATGTTAATGCCCAGAGGCACTTGTTTCCAGTCCTATAGTTTCTGGCCCATTTGGACTGATCACTCAGGACAGTGGAATGGCACGATTAGTTGGCTGTGTCTCACATCATTTCTTTCAAGCTCATATAACCAATTACACCACATACATAATAATGTCAGACCTAATCATAATTGTGGGTAATATTTTTTCCTTGGGTGACAAGCCTGCGCTCTCAGCTTTCCATCTACAATTCTCAGTAAGACTAGAGATGAATAAACAGCACAGGAATGAGAACATGACATGCa harbors:
- the LOC109108509 gene encoding glycoprotein endo-alpha-1,2-mannosidase-like protein isoform X1 gives rise to the protein MNRLRRKACVALLLFTLFIFGTMMGLRTLKPTDGFSDLAPGMELMPLVGERMDQRPNNVAESAGQNGGVGSDTKIVFSNSGPDHSIFYDIHIFYYLWYGSPQMDGSYIHWDHVLVPHWDPKIASSHPKGRHSPPDDIASSYYPELGPYSSRDPDVIESHMAQIEAAAAGVVVLSWYPPGVADEHGKPTEDLVPAVMDAAHRHSIKVAMETVYEDLPDWQCGKVVAFHLQPYKGRTDLSVHDNIKYIIDKYGKHGAFYRFKSSAGKILPLFYVYDSYLTPPETWAELLTVRGSHTLRGTPYDGIFIALIVEERHKQDILAGGFDGMYTYFASNGFSFGSSHQNWKAIKAFCDKNNLLFVPSAGPGYIDTAVRPWNNHNTRNRVNGRYYETSLQAAMSIRPDIITVTSFNEWHEGTQIEKAVPKKTVARLYLDYKPHQPDHYLELTRKWAEHFSKEKEQWLM
- the LOC109108509 gene encoding glycoprotein endo-alpha-1,2-mannosidase-like protein isoform X2 — encoded protein: MNRLRRKACVALLLFTLFIFGTMMGLRTLKPTDGFSDLAPGMELMPLVGERMDQRPNNVAESAGQNGGVGSDTKIVFSNSGPDHSIFYDIHIFYYLWYGSPQMDGSYIHWDHVLVPHWDPKIASSHPKGRHSPPDDIASSYYPELGPYSSRDPDVIESHMAQIEAAAAGVVVLSWYPPGVADEHGKPTEDLVPAVMDAAHRHSIKVAFHLQPYKGRTDLSVHDNIKYIIDKYGKHGAFYRFKSSAGKILPLFYVYDSYLTPPETWAELLTVRGSHTLRGTPYDGIFIALIVEERHKQDILAGGFDGMYTYFASNGFSFGSSHQNWKAIKAFCDKNNLLFVPSAGPGYIDTAVRPWNNHNTRNRVNGRYYETSLQAAMSIRPDIITVTSFNEWHEGTQIEKAVPKKTVARLYLDYKPHQPDHYLELTRKWAEHFSKEKEQWLM